In one Legionella clemsonensis genomic region, the following are encoded:
- a CDS encoding MFS transporter, whose amino-acid sequence MFKKNLTFLPTFMWFLPLSFFTYQFILRLWPGLMMQQIMTQFSIDASHFGFLAALYYYGYSGMQIPVAVMLERFNVRGIVLIFALVCGLSTLIFSYTSNWYLACLSRFLVGAGSAVGFLSVSKVISQWFPKPKYAKMVGFSFSIGLLGAIYGGKPVSLLIASFPWQKVAFTLAAIAILLGLASYCFLRSPHQEKTTTTEPAQYFKFSYFKTLLSSPRILLLALANLLMVGSLEGFADVWGVSYLTTAFALDKGSAAQLISFIFVGMLFGGPLLAFLSKHWGNYTVIALCGLTMALLFKLLLSISTYNWYGLALLFFMLGLMCCYQVIVFAAGADLVDAKLLGVTIAFLNCINMLGGSFFHTFIGRIMDVSWNGALNDEGLHLYSLASYHNSLMLIPTCALVGSCLISMIGFRLRHHRISTSLF is encoded by the coding sequence ATGTTTAAGAAAAACTTGACTTTTTTACCTACCTTTATGTGGTTTTTGCCGCTTTCCTTTTTTACTTATCAATTTATTTTGCGTCTTTGGCCCGGTTTAATGATGCAGCAGATTATGACGCAATTTTCTATTGACGCCAGTCATTTTGGTTTTCTCGCTGCTCTTTATTATTATGGTTATTCCGGGATGCAGATTCCTGTCGCTGTGATGCTTGAACGCTTTAATGTCCGTGGTATAGTATTAATTTTTGCGTTAGTTTGCGGCCTGTCCACACTGATCTTTAGTTATACTTCAAATTGGTATCTTGCCTGTTTGAGCCGATTTTTAGTAGGAGCAGGCTCTGCGGTTGGCTTTCTTTCAGTGTCTAAAGTGATTTCTCAATGGTTTCCTAAGCCTAAATACGCAAAGATGGTGGGCTTTTCCTTTTCTATCGGACTTTTAGGCGCTATCTACGGCGGGAAACCAGTGAGTCTCCTAATTGCAAGCTTTCCCTGGCAAAAAGTCGCCTTTACCTTGGCGGCTATAGCCATACTGTTAGGACTTGCGAGTTATTGCTTTCTGCGTTCACCCCATCAGGAAAAAACAACTACAACAGAACCTGCACAATATTTTAAATTTTCTTACTTTAAGACACTTTTAAGTTCACCAAGAATACTATTGTTAGCCCTGGCAAATCTTCTGATGGTAGGTTCTCTTGAAGGTTTTGCTGATGTCTGGGGCGTATCTTATTTAACTACTGCATTTGCATTGGATAAAGGTAGTGCTGCGCAATTAATTTCATTTATTTTCGTGGGCATGTTATTTGGAGGCCCTTTACTGGCTTTTTTAAGTAAGCACTGGGGTAATTATACAGTGATTGCTCTATGCGGGTTAACTATGGCATTGCTTTTTAAACTACTACTTTCAATTTCAACTTATAATTGGTATGGATTAGCATTACTATTTTTTATGCTCGGTTTGATGTGTTGTTATCAAGTTATTGTTTTTGCGGCAGGAGCGGATTTAGTCGACGCTAAACTATTAGGTGTAACAATTGCATTTCTTAATTGCATTAATATGCTAGGTGGGTCTTTTTTTCATACTTTTATAGGGCGAATAATGGATGTTTCCTGGAATGGGGCTTTAAATGATGAAGGACTTCACCTTTACTCCCTAGCTTCTTATCATAACTCCCTGATGTTAATTCCTACATGTGCCTTAGTGGGTTCTTGTCTCATTAGTATGATTGGGTTTCGTTTGCGCCATCATCGTATTTCTACCTCGCTATTTTAA
- a CDS encoding ABC transporter ATP-binding protein encodes MNHLDVIRLSNINFMVKSGSFDLHILKDISFSIKRGITIAVTGTSGSGKTSLLNIMAGLDLPTTGEVFYGEQEITKLSEDERAKLRARRVGFIFQSFQLLPNLTALENVMLPLEINHYENPLKSADNWMNKVGLGNRAEHYPLQLSGGEQQRVAIARAFAIEPDILFADEPTGNLDKQTGQTVTDLLFALNAQHKTTLVIVTHDERLAERCQFQWRLNDGKLLC; translated from the coding sequence ATGAATCACCTAGACGTTATCAGGTTGAGTAATATTAATTTTATGGTAAAAAGTGGATCTTTTGATCTTCATATCCTGAAAGATATCAGCTTTTCAATCAAGCGCGGTATCACGATTGCAGTGACTGGTACTTCAGGATCGGGAAAAACTTCTCTACTTAACATTATGGCAGGTCTGGATTTACCTACCACCGGAGAGGTTTTTTACGGAGAACAGGAAATTACCAAATTAAGCGAGGATGAACGGGCAAAACTTCGTGCCAGGCGAGTGGGATTTATTTTTCAGTCATTTCAGCTACTTCCTAATTTAACTGCTTTGGAAAATGTCATGCTGCCGCTGGAAATTAATCACTATGAAAATCCATTGAAATCAGCTGATAATTGGATGAATAAGGTGGGTTTAGGCAACAGAGCAGAGCATTATCCACTTCAGCTGTCGGGTGGGGAGCAACAACGCGTTGCAATAGCAAGAGCCTTTGCTATTGAGCCCGATATTTTATTTGCTGATGAGCCTACAGGAAATCTGGATAAGCAAACAGGTCAAACTGTTACTGATTTATTGTTCGCTTTAAATGCACAGCACAAGACAACACTGGTCATTGTCACGCATGATGAAAGACTGGCTGAACGTTGTCAGTTCCAGTGGCGCCTGAATGATGGAAAGCTTTTATGTTAA
- a CDS encoding protease inhibitor I42 family protein, giving the protein MKTLWSSLLLACATFTHADTMSLNVNPNQKEFIITLPANPTTGYQWTVEKYDKSFLKLLSSNYLAAKTKLIGAGGQMQFTFQLLKGKSYPQSTTMQFKYARPWEQEKGTLKQVTVNFSTDKPSSSQ; this is encoded by the coding sequence ATGAAAACATTATGGAGCAGTTTATTATTAGCCTGTGCAACTTTCACACATGCTGACACTATGTCTTTAAATGTTAATCCGAACCAAAAGGAATTTATCATAACGCTGCCAGCTAATCCAACAACAGGATATCAATGGACAGTAGAGAAATATGACAAATCATTTTTAAAACTCTTATCCAGTAATTATCTTGCAGCAAAAACAAAATTAATAGGCGCTGGCGGGCAAATGCAGTTCACATTTCAGCTGCTAAAAGGAAAAAGCTATCCTCAAAGTACAACCATGCAATTTAAATATGCCAGGCCATGGGAACAAGAGAAGGGAACTTTGAAGCAGGTTACGGTAAATTTCAGTACCGATAAACCGTCTTCATCACAATAA
- a CDS encoding zinc-binding alcohol dehydrogenase family protein — MKAIGYSKSLPIDNTDSLMDIELPTPTASGRDVLVEIKAVAVNPVDCKVRLREEPQPGQYRVLGWDAAGIIKAVGEQVTLFKPGDEVWYAGDITRSGCNSEFHLVDERIVGLKPKNLSFEKAAALPLTAITAWEILFDRLSITASEKSSVLVTGAAGGVGSILVQLARQLTSLTIIGTASREESKQWIFNQGAHHVIDHSKPMQEQLKQLEISEVDYVISLTHSDEHVEELIKCLKPQGKFALIDDPKHLNILLFKLKSISIHWEMMYTRSMFRTPDMIKQHHILNEVAHLVDKQVIKTTFNKSFGTINAANLRKAHELLESNQSRGKIVLSGFA; from the coding sequence ATGAAAGCCATTGGATACTCAAAATCACTGCCCATCGACAATACTGACTCATTAATGGATATAGAACTTCCAACACCTACGGCAAGTGGACGAGATGTTTTAGTAGAAATAAAAGCGGTGGCAGTAAATCCGGTAGATTGTAAAGTAAGACTTCGAGAAGAACCGCAGCCCGGGCAGTATCGGGTATTAGGCTGGGATGCTGCAGGAATTATTAAAGCAGTTGGAGAACAAGTAACGCTTTTTAAACCAGGTGATGAAGTTTGGTACGCCGGAGATATCACTCGTTCTGGTTGCAATAGTGAGTTTCATTTGGTGGACGAACGCATTGTTGGCTTAAAACCTAAAAATCTATCTTTTGAAAAAGCAGCAGCTCTGCCTCTAACAGCAATCACCGCCTGGGAAATCCTTTTTGATCGCTTGAGTATTACAGCCAGTGAAAAATCCAGTGTGTTAGTTACGGGAGCTGCCGGTGGTGTGGGCTCTATTTTAGTGCAATTAGCTCGCCAACTTACCTCTTTAACAATAATAGGGACAGCATCACGAGAAGAATCCAAACAGTGGATATTCAATCAGGGTGCACACCATGTCATTGATCATAGTAAACCAATGCAAGAGCAATTAAAGCAGTTAGAAATTTCTGAAGTAGATTATGTCATCAGCCTTACCCATAGCGATGAGCATGTTGAAGAATTAATTAAATGCTTAAAACCACAAGGAAAGTTTGCCTTAATTGATGATCCGAAGCATCTTAATATTCTTCTTTTCAAGCTTAAAAGCATCTCGATCCACTGGGAAATGATGTATACACGCTCCATGTTTAGAACACCTGATATGATTAAGCAACATCATATTCTAAATGAGGTTGCACATCTAGTAGACAAGCAAGTCATTAAAACTACTTTTAACAAGAGCTTTGGTACTATTAATGCCGCCAATTTGCGCAAAGCTCATGAGCTTCTGGAGAGCAATCAATCCAGAGGTAAAATTGTGCTCTCTGGATTTGCATAA
- a CDS encoding RNA-binding protein: MSSHDLLKEIETLIKSYDWTEEVRFNWLRNFGKTLVFFQNPDYALEFDALNQAESLYPRGILAINGLLNRNCANEIKIAGIKKILRDKGYDGEDEEKSWLRTDNTHTVYGQLARMIANYEKNESCYIPIKL, translated from the coding sequence ATGAGTTCCCATGATCTACTAAAGGAAATAGAAACGCTTATTAAGAGTTATGACTGGACTGAAGAGGTGCGTTTTAATTGGCTACGCAATTTTGGAAAAACACTGGTTTTTTTTCAAAACCCTGATTATGCATTGGAGTTTGATGCTTTAAACCAAGCGGAATCGTTATACCCCAGAGGCATTCTGGCAATTAATGGTTTACTTAACCGAAACTGTGCAAATGAAATAAAAATTGCTGGTATTAAAAAAATTTTACGCGATAAAGGGTATGATGGAGAGGATGAAGAGAAGAGTTGGCTAAGAACAGACAACACGCATACAGTTTATGGGCAGTTGGCAAGAATGATTGCTAACTATGAAAAAAATGAAAGCTGCTATATCCCAATAAAACTGTAG
- the wecB gene encoding non-hydrolyzing UDP-N-acetylglucosamine 2-epimerase, which produces MTKAKTYSIGCIVGTRTEIIKMAPVLFELKTAPWAKTSLISAEESEESLDKTLSVFNLTPDCQLTRTTKKLATHDFIATVFLKFNVFFKRHYFDALLAAGNTTTVFISSLVAFYHHIPFGHMEAGLSNNRLINSLHEKHQALTTLLSTWHFAPSVLEKENLMQEQIAANKIFITGSTVADALHWIIKNKAETNPVSPIYNFIIISTQQKGKPLSDICKAIIQLANRFEDINFLFSLAEASESEQYFKNIFSNQPQIHLLPPLRYDEFVHLMRRAILLLTDSITMQEEAPILHKPVLILGNEKPQLIKEGIGMLVGTSTNNIIQVTSQLLSDGKLYLNMTRSYCPEAEEEAAKRIVEILKNELSYTRV; this is translated from the coding sequence ATGACTAAAGCAAAAACTTATTCTATCGGGTGTATTGTTGGTACACGTACAGAAATTATTAAAATGGCGCCCGTACTATTTGAACTTAAAACTGCACCTTGGGCAAAAACTTCACTGATAAGTGCTGAGGAATCTGAGGAGTCACTTGATAAGACCCTTTCCGTATTTAATTTGACTCCAGATTGTCAGTTAACCAGAACAACTAAAAAGCTGGCAACGCATGATTTTATTGCCACTGTTTTTCTTAAATTCAACGTGTTCTTTAAAAGACATTATTTTGACGCATTACTTGCAGCAGGAAACACGACCACCGTCTTTATTTCTTCTTTAGTGGCATTTTACCACCACATTCCTTTTGGTCATATGGAGGCAGGATTAAGCAACAACAGATTAATAAACTCTCTACATGAAAAGCATCAGGCCTTAACGACCTTGTTGTCAACCTGGCATTTTGCACCTTCTGTCCTGGAAAAAGAAAATTTAATGCAAGAACAAATTGCTGCAAATAAAATTTTTATCACAGGAAGCACTGTAGCAGATGCTTTGCATTGGATCATAAAAAATAAGGCTGAAACAAACCCAGTCAGCCCAATTTATAACTTTATTATTATCAGTACCCAACAAAAGGGCAAACCTTTAAGCGACATTTGCAAGGCAATTATTCAATTAGCTAACCGATTCGAGGATATTAATTTCCTATTTTCTTTAGCAGAGGCTTCCGAGTCAGAGCAATATTTTAAAAATATTTTCTCAAATCAACCACAGATTCATCTGCTTCCTCCCCTTAGATATGATGAGTTTGTCCATTTAATGCGACGTGCCATTTTATTATTGACAGATTCTATTACCATGCAAGAGGAAGCGCCGATACTACATAAACCGGTTTTAATTTTGGGTAACGAGAAGCCTCAACTTATCAAGGAAGGTATAGGGATGCTAGTAGGTACATCCACAAATAACATTATTCAGGTAACCAGCCAACTACTCTCTGATGGCAAATTGTATTTGAATATGACGCGTAGCTATTGTCCTGAAGCAGAGGAAGAGGCTGCTAAAAGGATTGTAGAAATATTGAAAAATGAACTATCCTATACCCGTGTATGA
- a CDS encoding L,D-transpeptidase: protein MKRGILLLCFLPAILLAKAETQKTKYYGPALCNYKFYTCIKVTRGKNWQKLFPDPIQRDLVQRLNRTNNRLWNGKVLAVPKKLATVTLFDLSPFPLKINPSDNKQIIVDQTKLAWGAYDQHGYLVRWGPISSGSDKCSDSEDSCLTLTGIFEIFGKEGKHCVSNAFPAGRGGARMPYCMFFHKGFALHGSDDMPGYRASHGCVRMFIQDAKWLNENFVTLYDPQKKTGGTVVIVLPLLKEN from the coding sequence ATGAAAAGGGGTATTTTACTACTCTGCTTTTTACCTGCAATTTTATTAGCAAAAGCAGAGACACAAAAAACCAAATATTATGGACCAGCCCTTTGCAACTATAAATTTTATACTTGCATAAAAGTAACACGGGGAAAAAATTGGCAGAAATTATTTCCTGATCCCATTCAAAGGGATTTGGTACAACGATTAAATCGCACCAATAACCGCTTATGGAATGGAAAAGTGTTAGCTGTGCCTAAAAAGTTGGCCACAGTCACTTTATTCGATTTATCGCCATTTCCCTTAAAAATTAATCCTTCCGATAATAAACAAATTATTGTTGATCAGACAAAATTAGCCTGGGGAGCTTATGATCAACATGGCTATCTAGTACGATGGGGCCCCATTTCCTCAGGCAGCGACAAATGTTCAGACAGTGAGGATTCCTGCCTGACATTAACAGGAATATTTGAAATCTTTGGCAAGGAAGGTAAACATTGTGTTTCAAATGCTTTCCCCGCTGGTCGTGGCGGCGCTCGAATGCCTTATTGCATGTTTTTTCATAAAGGTTTTGCCTTGCATGGCTCCGACGACATGCCTGGTTATCGAGCAAGTCACGGTTGTGTTCGTATGTTTATACAAGATGCTAAATGGCTGAATGAAAATTTTGTAACGTTATATGACCCCCAAAAGAAAACAGGAGGTACCGTGGTCATCGTGCTCCCACTGCTTAAGGAAAACTAG
- a CDS encoding ankyrin repeat domain-containing protein, whose translation MMNEIIRETIQGYLTEATTTIDQTDLPYSYNGLKKAALQIELEKEVKLLNAMLLSESFEQAFKVRCSLRETDTQETFSFKILPESPANELYWKIAQLVFTPQTTQVMLSILLPSVNTHLQVTIPDELPDTLSKKELRQYHKSWEPQLQTENSLQKFSASPTLKKLNDYLIVENVILDLQDIANLPLRTHSKLQNKLKRLNPALAKTLYDHNTDLASLDADISLFNSAGITPKEAIEQLIQGLWLGSTKFTDSDIATKEATEAVSRFFNYFEALSQEIQEELKALKYDADHTLGYILDTKIKQGECVEESAVYLQAFLRVNDKNKLLHVSPKMSEEELNRLEKKYNFKPSSSRPILNVQKEDLKIPLPPQLIKQALERMTLTPENLIALIINFPPSFYEMLWQSIVLPDPQNNLAELASAIGLGFFTLPQRQATIKAISSHYSRFNLQEPFFHWLLQTEDLVLINETIASWSDDEKIKALKETNQSGETIFDQAIDNLDLLKILLALCSKEQFLEMIRIPDETGQTVLHRFVKKEEALKTVLTFHPDVELVKADLLLLDKKHQTVFHTATCNSKSLETLLALCPEEQRLPILLKQNKEGQTVLDNAIQNPKSLQAALSLLPQSQFIQVVRSPKILTQVLKKPDSLLILLEACPEEQRLEMMQIKTENDPQILQQVFETYHPRKISKLIMLLPMLHRLKAFQSIRANQDSMKLLEIITTVFPHTDIVLMDKIIHEDTSLHNLLQPLKEYGQQLAKEDTEKGETVIKLVNKLNQTINEFYTNIVASDSDEKKGQIFAAFKRDFKIKLHSKDEEMQTHRKKWKPILANILLGIGTFGTAFLAMLIKAATGYYSGKLHFNNVCFFAHTQREQQIEATQQRLDSLDCML comes from the coding sequence ATGATGAATGAAATAATAAGAGAAACAATTCAAGGCTATCTAACAGAAGCTACAACAACTATAGATCAAACTGACCTTCCTTACAGCTACAACGGATTAAAAAAAGCTGCTCTCCAAATAGAATTAGAAAAGGAAGTAAAATTACTAAACGCTATGCTCTTATCAGAGTCATTTGAACAAGCATTTAAAGTGCGCTGCAGCCTACGTGAGACCGACACCCAAGAGACATTTTCATTCAAGATTTTACCTGAAAGCCCAGCGAATGAATTATATTGGAAAATCGCTCAACTTGTTTTTACACCCCAAACAACGCAAGTCATGTTAAGTATTTTGTTGCCCTCTGTTAATACTCATCTTCAAGTCACCATTCCTGACGAACTTCCGGATACTCTGTCGAAAAAAGAGCTTAGGCAATATCACAAGAGTTGGGAGCCACAATTACAAACAGAGAATTCACTGCAAAAATTCTCAGCTTCTCCTACCCTGAAGAAATTAAACGACTATCTCATTGTTGAGAATGTTATCCTGGATTTACAGGATATAGCCAATCTCCCTTTACGCACCCATTCCAAGCTACAAAACAAATTAAAGCGATTGAATCCTGCGTTGGCCAAAACGCTTTATGACCACAATACAGATTTAGCCTCTTTGGATGCTGATATCTCCCTGTTCAACAGCGCCGGTATTACTCCAAAAGAGGCTATTGAGCAACTTATTCAAGGTTTATGGTTGGGGAGTACTAAATTTACGGACAGTGATATTGCCACTAAAGAAGCCACAGAAGCTGTGAGTCGTTTTTTTAACTACTTTGAAGCTTTATCGCAAGAGATACAAGAAGAGTTAAAGGCCCTCAAATATGATGCCGACCATACTTTAGGCTACATTTTGGATACCAAGATCAAACAGGGCGAATGCGTGGAGGAGTCAGCTGTTTACCTCCAAGCTTTCCTTCGTGTTAATGACAAAAATAAATTATTACACGTATCTCCTAAAATGAGTGAAGAGGAATTAAACCGATTAGAAAAAAAATATAATTTTAAACCTTCCTCCTCTCGTCCTATTCTTAATGTCCAAAAAGAGGACTTAAAAATTCCGTTGCCCCCTCAATTAATTAAGCAAGCTCTTGAAAGGATGACTCTAACGCCTGAGAACTTGATAGCGTTAATTATTAATTTCCCACCTTCTTTCTATGAGATGCTTTGGCAAAGCATTGTTTTACCTGACCCTCAAAATAATTTAGCCGAACTGGCAAGTGCTATCGGACTTGGCTTTTTCACGCTACCACAAAGGCAGGCCACCATTAAGGCCATTTCAAGTCACTATTCGCGCTTTAACTTACAAGAACCTTTTTTCCATTGGCTGCTACAAACAGAAGACCTTGTACTAATCAATGAAACCATAGCCTCCTGGTCAGACGATGAAAAAATAAAAGCTTTAAAGGAAACTAATCAATCTGGGGAAACGATATTTGATCAGGCGATAGACAATCTGGACCTATTGAAAATTCTGTTAGCTCTTTGTTCAAAAGAGCAATTTCTTGAGATGATAAGAATACCTGATGAAACAGGACAAACTGTTTTGCATCGTTTCGTAAAAAAAGAAGAGGCATTAAAAACTGTTTTAACATTCCATCCAGACGTAGAACTTGTTAAAGCTGACTTACTACTGTTAGATAAGAAGCACCAAACTGTATTCCATACAGCAACTTGTAATTCCAAGTCTTTAGAAACTCTCCTGGCACTTTGTCCAGAAGAGCAACGTTTGCCTATCCTATTAAAACAAAATAAAGAAGGCCAAACAGTATTAGATAACGCTATCCAGAACCCCAAATCCCTGCAAGCAGCCCTTAGTCTCTTGCCACAATCACAATTCATACAAGTGGTGAGATCACCAAAAATATTAACTCAAGTATTAAAGAAACCGGACTCACTACTCATTCTGCTAGAGGCATGTCCTGAAGAACAACGTCTCGAGATGATGCAAATAAAGACTGAAAATGACCCACAAATATTGCAACAAGTCTTTGAAACTTATCATCCAAGAAAAATTTCAAAGCTTATTATGTTATTACCCATGCTCCATAGACTCAAGGCATTTCAAAGTATTCGTGCAAATCAAGACTCCATGAAGCTGTTAGAGATAATAACAACCGTTTTCCCTCATACAGATATTGTGTTAATGGACAAGATCATTCATGAAGACACCAGCTTACATAACCTGCTTCAACCCTTGAAAGAATATGGTCAACAACTTGCAAAGGAAGATACTGAAAAAGGAGAAACCGTCATTAAACTCGTCAATAAGTTAAACCAAACAATTAATGAATTTTATACTAATATCGTAGCATCAGATTCCGATGAGAAAAAAGGGCAAATTTTTGCAGCGTTTAAAAGGGATTTCAAAATTAAATTGCATAGCAAAGATGAAGAGATGCAGACACATCGAAAGAAATGGAAACCTATTTTAGCCAATATTTTATTAGGAATAGGAACGTTCGGAACAGCATTTTTAGCAATGCTTATAAAAGCAGCAACTGGATATTACAGTGGAAAATTACACTTTAATAATGTCTGCTTTTTTGCTCATACTCAACGGGAACAACAAATTGAGGCGACTCAACAACGACTTGATTCTCTCGATTGTATGTTATAA
- a CDS encoding arylesterase, with the protein MKDKFLLLLLLVFIIAPVQAKTILVLGDSLSAAYGINTQEGWVNLLHAKLKENNYNYRIINLSTSGDTTSNGLAKLPQALKRYQPDIVIIQLGANDGLRGLPVIQMKSNLEKIIKTSQGAHAKVLLVATQLPPNYGPAYLKKFATVYEELAYQYQIPLIPMFLEGVAGNSQFMQQDGLHPNSRAQSKILSNIWAVLEPLLTS; encoded by the coding sequence ATGAAAGATAAATTCCTTTTATTACTACTATTAGTTTTCATCATAGCACCTGTACAGGCAAAAACTATTCTTGTTCTTGGTGACAGTTTAAGCGCTGCCTATGGTATTAATACGCAAGAGGGGTGGGTGAACTTGCTTCATGCAAAATTGAAAGAAAATAACTACAATTACCGGATAATAAACCTTAGTACAAGCGGAGATACCACCAGTAACGGCCTGGCTAAACTCCCCCAAGCACTCAAACGTTATCAACCTGATATAGTGATTATACAGTTAGGTGCTAATGATGGCTTAAGAGGGTTGCCCGTTATACAAATGAAATCAAACCTCGAAAAAATAATTAAGACAAGCCAAGGCGCACATGCCAAAGTACTGTTAGTTGCCACACAATTACCCCCTAATTATGGTCCCGCTTATTTAAAAAAATTTGCAACTGTTTATGAGGAATTAGCTTATCAATACCAAATACCGTTAATACCTATGTTTCTGGAAGGTGTTGCAGGAAATTCACAATTCATGCAACAAGATGGTTTACATCCAAACAGCAGAGCTCAGTCTAAAATACTCTCTAATATTTGGGCCGTATTAGAACCTCTACTAACCTCTTGA
- a CDS encoding cold-shock protein, with the protein MSEKMRGKVKWFNDKKGFGFIESDGKDYFVHFSAIQSSGFKTLSEGTAVLFKAGQGQKGPQAEEVEIA; encoded by the coding sequence ATGTCAGAAAAAATGCGCGGTAAAGTAAAATGGTTTAACGATAAGAAAGGCTTTGGTTTCATTGAAAGCGACGGCAAGGATTACTTTGTACATTTCAGTGCAATTCAAAGCAGTGGTTTTAAGACCTTGTCTGAAGGTACTGCAGTATTGTTTAAAGCAGGACAAGGACAAAAAGGTCCTCAAGCTGAAGAAGTCGAAATCGCCTAA
- a CDS encoding MarR family winged helix-turn-helix transcriptional regulator — protein sequence MLTSSLIKKANRLLIKKANDLLKPYAITHAYTFFLLELFKQDGLTQAQMCKLIGIEQPTAVRTLDRMERDGFIYRKPSENDRRISLIYLTQKALDVKKAMNRCATDLNALALSGFSKEEKEQFNQFIKRMNTNLENEYIPI from the coding sequence ATGCTAACGTCCAGCCTAATTAAAAAAGCCAATCGTTTGCTTATAAAAAAAGCCAATGACTTATTAAAACCTTATGCCATTACACACGCCTATACCTTCTTTTTACTGGAGCTTTTTAAACAAGATGGCTTAACTCAGGCTCAAATGTGCAAATTGATAGGTATTGAACAACCCACTGCAGTGAGGACACTTGATCGCATGGAGCGAGATGGGTTTATTTACAGAAAACCCTCTGAAAATGACAGACGTATTTCTTTAATCTATCTGACTCAAAAAGCACTCGATGTTAAAAAAGCCATGAATCGCTGCGCGACAGATCTTAATGCCCTTGCCTTATCTGGTTTCAGTAAAGAAGAGAAAGAGCAATTTAACCAATTTATTAAACGAATGAATACTAATTTAGAAAACGAATATATTCCTATATGA
- a CDS encoding PhzF family phenazine biosynthesis protein, with amino-acid sequence MPKQPMYQVDAFTTKLFGGNPAAVCPLEEWLDEQLMQSIATENNLSETAFFIKERDYFHIRWFTPNSEVALCGHATLASAYVIFEKLGYPGNSLVFQSLSGELRVARQGAALQLDFPSLPYTEIKPLPALLAAMNIVPKAVYESTFDLLVICDDEKDVRNAQLDLHAISQLQNRGVILSAPSTQFDVYSRCFYPGCEVPEDPVTGSAHCVIAPFWSERLGKKTIHALQGLKRQGELICEVKNDRVLLTGECRLYLEGAITLA; translated from the coding sequence ATGCCTAAACAACCTATGTACCAAGTTGATGCGTTTACTACCAAATTATTTGGAGGCAATCCTGCAGCAGTCTGTCCCTTGGAAGAATGGTTGGATGAGCAATTAATGCAATCCATAGCCACTGAGAATAACCTATCTGAAACAGCTTTCTTTATAAAAGAAAGAGACTATTTTCATATTCGTTGGTTCACACCCAATTCTGAGGTTGCTTTATGCGGGCATGCAACGCTGGCAAGCGCCTATGTTATCTTTGAAAAATTGGGTTATCCAGGTAACAGTTTGGTTTTTCAGAGCTTAAGTGGTGAATTAAGAGTGGCAAGACAAGGTGCTGCGTTGCAATTAGATTTCCCTTCACTTCCCTATACCGAGATTAAACCGCTACCAGCTTTATTAGCTGCAATGAATATAGTTCCTAAAGCTGTTTATGAAAGTACTTTTGATTTGTTAGTCATTTGTGATGACGAAAAAGATGTTAGAAATGCACAACTGGATCTGCATGCTATTAGCCAGTTGCAAAATAGAGGGGTAATTTTATCAGCCCCTTCAACCCAATTTGATGTATATTCACGTTGTTTTTATCCTGGTTGTGAGGTACCTGAAGATCCTGTTACAGGTTCAGCACATTGCGTTATTGCACCTTTCTGGAGCGAACGCCTGGGCAAGAAAACGATTCATGCTTTACAAGGGTTAAAGCGTCAGGGGGAACTCATTTGCGAGGTTAAAAATGACAGGGTATTATTAACAGGAGAATGTCGCTTATACCTGGAAGGGGCAATCACTTTAGCTTAA